The Acidimicrobiales bacterium genomic interval TTCCTGGGTCCCGGAGAAGCGCCCACCGCCCTGGCCGACACCATCCACGACGCATGGATCGCCTTCATCCGCAACGGCGACCCGTCGACCGACACCCTCGGCCCCTGGCCCACCTACGACCCGGAACGCCGCCTCGTCATGGACCTGGACGACGGGTGCCGCCTGCTGGACGACCCGGAGGCCGACGAGCGCCGCATCTGGGACGGGCTCGTCAGGTGATTGCACCACCACCCGTGGAACGGGCTGGACATGTGACCGCACCACGGCCTGCGGGACCGTCGGTTTCACCCTCCGGCGTGATCTCATGAACATGCTCATCATGGGCGGCACGCAGTTCAACGGACTGGCGCTGGTACACGAGCTGGTCCGCTGCGGACACGAGGTCACCATCGTGAACCGGGGCCAGACCGAGGCGCCGCTGCCGGACGGCCTCCACCGCCTCTTCGCCGACCGGACCGACCACGACCAGATGCGCGAGGTCCTGGGTGGCCGCGAGTACGACGTCGTGGTGGACATGAGCGCCTACCACCCGGACGACGTCGGACTCATGGTGGAGATCTTCGGAGGGCGGACTGGCCAGTACGTGTTCGCCAGCTCGACGGTGGTCTACGCGGCGTCCGATCATCTGCCCATCACCGAGGACCATCCCACGGAACGCGGCAACCCCCAGATCGAGTACGGCGGCAACAAACTCCTCTGTGAGGACCTGCTGTGGCATGCCCACGTCGACCAGGGCTTTCCGGCGACCGTCGTCTACTTCTCGATGGTCTACGGACCTCGCAACATCATCCCGGACCGGGAGCAGCGCATGTTCGCCCGCCTGGAGGCCGGGCGACCCGTCCTGATACCCGGCGACGGCACGACGGTCTTCCAGGTCGGCCACGTGGACGACCAGGC includes:
- a CDS encoding NAD-dependent epimerase/dehydratase family protein, encoding MNMLIMGGTQFNGLALVHELVRCGHEVTIVNRGQTEAPLPDGLHRLFADRTDHDQMREVLGGREYDVVVDMSAYHPDDVGLMVEIFGGRTGQYVFASSTVVYAASDHLPITEDHPTERGNPQIEYGGNKLLCEDLLWHAHVDQGFPATVVYFSMVYGPRNIIPDREQRMFARLEAGRPVLIPGDGTTVFQVGHVDDQARALEAITRAPATVGKRYNLTGRHFQTDLGYVATTAAHIGVEPDLRFIPAATMDALWDGELDLEVESGSKANIDIRTSPEARQRQQSVRHRFRFASVIPRLAPNIHRWNRNVVFGIDALRRDTGWEPRHDLASMVAHTYAWHVETGGREYDWAYEDELLKLLG